The Fictibacillus arsenicus genome contains a region encoding:
- a CDS encoding CoA-transferase subunit beta, producing MDYTPDEMMTIVAARQLTDGVSCFVGIGLPSAAANLARHLHAPESILIYESGTIGTKPVALPLSIGDEELAETSDTIVPLPEIFNYWLQGNRVDIGFLGGAQIDRFANLNSTVIGTYDNPNVRLPGAGGAPEIASMAKEVFIIMPLKKRAFVEKIDFITSAGFLEGSHSRTDLGFNGSGPSIVITDLGILRPDPESKELTLTELYPGVKEEQVQENIGWKLKIAKNVQVVEPPRDEELQKLRELKKA from the coding sequence ATGGATTATACCCCGGATGAAATGATGACGATTGTTGCTGCAAGGCAATTAACAGACGGAGTCTCTTGCTTTGTTGGAATTGGACTTCCAAGCGCGGCAGCCAATCTGGCACGCCATCTCCATGCGCCGGAAAGTATATTAATCTATGAATCCGGTACGATCGGCACAAAACCAGTAGCGTTACCTTTATCCATAGGTGACGAAGAATTGGCTGAAACGTCTGATACGATAGTGCCTCTTCCCGAGATATTCAATTACTGGCTGCAGGGCAATCGAGTGGACATTGGATTTTTGGGAGGCGCACAGATTGATAGATTTGCGAATCTAAATAGCACTGTCATTGGAACGTACGATAATCCGAACGTCAGGTTGCCGGGAGCCGGTGGCGCACCTGAAATTGCTTCTATGGCAAAAGAAGTCTTTATTATTATGCCTTTGAAAAAAAGAGCATTCGTTGAAAAAATCGATTTTATCACTTCAGCGGGTTTTTTAGAAGGTTCCCATTCCCGCACTGATTTAGGATTTAACGGCAGTGGACCATCGATTGTCATTACAGACCTCGGCATCCTAAGACCGGATCCGGAATCAAAAGAGTTAACACTGACCGAGCTTTATCCTGGTGTTAAGGAAGAACAAGTGCAGGAGAACATCGGCTGGAAGCTTAAGATTGCAAAGAATGTGCAAGTGGTGGAGCCGCCAAGGGATGAAGAACTGCAAAAATTAAGGGAGCTAAAGAAGGCTTAA
- a CDS encoding muconate cycloisomerase family protein — protein sequence MDKTIRSIKTEILDIPIKRPHQFSAEKMYAKSFVIVRIETAEGLMGIGEGTTPGIWWSGESVETMQAVIEAHFKPLLLNQDPRNMGKILALMDRQVQRNQFAKATVEMALYDLIGKINEVPVHQLLGGLYQESIPVRWALATGDVEEDAAEAKEKMETESYVNFKIKAGNISPAQDAKRTADVAYLLRGHSTVGVDPNGSWDILTATRWMDRLNEAGVDFLEQPLPYWDIDGLARLTAMSKVPVMADESASTLQEVMQLAKKKAADIISLKIHKSGGMKNVVKIAGIAEAAGISCFGGTSLESSIGTAACLHAYCTIPNLDYGSELFGPVWLADDIVKEPVKYENGRIFVPKKPGLGVELDDEKVSRYRRKNT from the coding sequence ATGGATAAAACCATCCGTTCAATTAAGACAGAAATTCTGGATATTCCAATCAAGCGCCCCCACCAATTTTCAGCAGAAAAAATGTATGCAAAAAGCTTTGTCATAGTCCGTATCGAAACGGCAGAAGGATTGATGGGCATAGGGGAAGGAACGACACCTGGTATATGGTGGAGCGGTGAAAGTGTAGAAACGATGCAGGCTGTTATTGAAGCTCACTTTAAGCCGCTGCTGCTTAACCAGGACCCGCGAAACATGGGAAAGATACTCGCCTTAATGGACAGGCAAGTGCAACGAAACCAATTTGCGAAAGCAACGGTTGAAATGGCTCTTTACGATCTCATTGGTAAAATAAATGAGGTGCCTGTACATCAGCTGCTGGGCGGGCTGTATCAGGAAAGTATTCCTGTGAGATGGGCGCTTGCAACAGGTGACGTAGAGGAAGACGCGGCGGAAGCAAAAGAGAAGATGGAAACTGAAAGCTATGTGAATTTTAAAATAAAAGCGGGCAACATATCACCAGCTCAAGACGCAAAAAGAACAGCCGATGTTGCATATCTGCTTCGTGGTCACTCAACAGTTGGAGTAGATCCAAACGGGTCATGGGACATTCTGACGGCAACCCGCTGGATGGACCGGCTGAATGAAGCAGGCGTCGATTTTTTAGAGCAGCCTCTTCCTTACTGGGATATAGACGGTCTTGCACGATTAACAGCAATGTCGAAAGTCCCCGTAATGGCGGATGAAAGTGCATCCACCTTGCAGGAAGTCATGCAGTTGGCGAAAAAGAAGGCAGCAGACATTATCTCTCTAAAGATTCATAAGTCTGGAGGTATGAAAAACGTTGTGAAGATAGCGGGAATCGCGGAAGCTGCGGGCATCTCATGCTTTGGAGGAACCTCGCTCGAAAGCTCGATCGGCACAGCAGCCTGTCTGCATGCCTACTGCACAATCCCCAATTTGGATTACGGCAGTGAGTTGTTCGGCCCTGTGTGGTTAGCAGATGACATTGTTAAAGAGCCGGTGAAGTATGAGAACGGCAGAATTTTCGTCCCGAAAAAACCAGGTCTCGGAGTGGAGCTGGATGATGAAAAAGTTAGCAGATATAGACGAAAAAATACGTAA
- a CDS encoding thiolase family protein, with the protein MKEAVIIAAKRTPIGRYGGTLSSIRPDDLAATTMRTVIKETGLDPELIDDVLLGCANQAGEDNRNIARMALLLAGLPKRIPGVTVNRLCGSGMEAILQAARAIKAEEGDIFIAGGVESMSRAPWVIGKPETAFYRGTKEMYDSTLGWRFPNPEMEKMYSLSSLGDTAENVAKRYHVTREEQDSFALWSQKKWKEAEEKGNWKDEIIPVELNDKRGNVTIIDTDEHPRSKATYEKLAALKPAFQKEGTVTAGNSSGLNDGAAILIVMSSVKAKELGFRPLAKIVSGAAEGVDPNYMGIGPIPASRKALSRAGWETGDIEIAEINEAFASQAIASIRELNLEESIVNVNGGAIAIGHPLGCSGARIVTTLIHEMKRRKAQKGLATMCIGMGQGIAACIEAVQ; encoded by the coding sequence ATGAAAGAGGCGGTAATCATTGCAGCCAAAAGAACGCCGATTGGCCGCTATGGAGGTACTCTTTCTTCAATACGTCCGGATGACTTGGCAGCCACTACGATGCGGACAGTAATAAAAGAAACGGGACTTGATCCTGAACTCATTGATGACGTGTTGCTAGGTTGTGCGAATCAAGCAGGGGAAGATAACCGAAACATTGCGCGTATGGCGCTGCTTTTGGCAGGTTTGCCGAAACGAATTCCAGGTGTTACAGTCAATCGTCTGTGTGGTTCAGGGATGGAAGCCATTTTACAGGCAGCAAGGGCAATTAAAGCGGAAGAAGGAGATATCTTTATCGCAGGCGGTGTAGAAAGCATGAGCCGGGCTCCATGGGTGATAGGAAAACCGGAAACCGCATTTTACCGCGGAACAAAGGAAATGTACGATTCAACACTGGGCTGGCGCTTTCCAAATCCGGAAATGGAAAAAATGTATTCCCTGTCTTCTCTGGGAGATACAGCTGAAAATGTTGCTAAACGCTATCATGTTACAAGAGAAGAACAGGATTCATTTGCTCTTTGGAGCCAGAAAAAATGGAAGGAAGCTGAGGAAAAAGGCAATTGGAAGGACGAAATAATCCCCGTTGAGCTGAACGATAAAAGAGGCAATGTAACCATTATCGATACAGATGAACATCCGAGATCTAAAGCAACCTATGAAAAATTAGCAGCCCTTAAGCCTGCCTTTCAGAAGGAAGGCACGGTTACCGCGGGTAATTCATCCGGTCTCAATGATGGAGCCGCTATTCTGATTGTCATGTCGAGCGTTAAAGCAAAAGAATTAGGGTTTCGGCCCCTTGCAAAAATTGTTTCAGGAGCCGCCGAAGGAGTCGACCCAAATTACATGGGCATTGGCCCAATACCAGCGTCAAGGAAGGCTTTATCCAGAGCAGGCTGGGAAACAGGGGATATTGAAATTGCAGAAATAAATGAAGCCTTTGCCTCACAGGCAATTGCTTCAATAAGAGAACTAAATCTTGAAGAATCAATTGTTAATGTAAACGGAGGGGCAATTGCTATCGGTCATCCATTAGGATGCAGCGGTGCCCGGATTGTCACGACCCTCATCCACGAAATGAAAAGGCGTAAAGCCCAAAAAGGATTAGCGACCATGTGTATTGGAATGGGGCAAGGGATCGCAGCGTGTATTGAGGCGGTACAATAA
- a CDS encoding DUF3237 domain-containing protein: MQTFSAPELTFLFNLSLKVDPPHFQEKTPVGKRRIINVASGTFEGEEIRGEVVPGGDDWITVREDGTIIQDVRITLRTDDGALILMTYRGIRTGPQSVLKRLDDGEEVDMTEYYFRTVPVFETASEKYDWLNRTVFICVGKRLQDGVQYSIYAVK; this comes from the coding sequence TTGCAGACATTTTCTGCTCCCGAACTTACATTTCTTTTTAATTTATCGTTAAAAGTAGACCCTCCGCATTTTCAGGAAAAGACCCCCGTTGGCAAGAGAAGAATTATAAATGTAGCAAGCGGGACATTTGAAGGGGAAGAAATAAGAGGAGAGGTGGTCCCGGGCGGAGATGACTGGATTACAGTAAGAGAGGACGGAACCATCATACAGGATGTCCGAATTACGCTCCGCACCGATGATGGTGCCCTTATTTTAATGACATACCGTGGTATACGCACGGGACCTCAATCAGTTTTAAAGCGTTTGGATGATGGAGAAGAAGTAGATATGACGGAATATTATTTCCGTACCGTTCCTGTTTTTGAAACGGCATCGGAAAAATATGACTGGCTTAACCGTACGGTCTTTATTTGTGTTGGAAAAAGGCTGCAAGATGGCGTACAATATTCGATTTATGCGGTTAAATAA
- a CDS encoding alpha/beta fold hydrolase, whose product MKQYQINIMDKQFEINEYPGEKGTILAIHGLTGNHKNLHYYAETLSGEYRFISIDLRGRGNSSPMDDSPSIFKHASDVIQIINALNIEDPILIGHSMGAYISALVGSMDPRVKGIILLDGGGKADETQRDQIKPSLSRLSKDYESPEDYVEETKVIYSKLGIQWNPELEENARYEVKEQNGMWKHKSDAKLIAEDFESFYDYEPKSVCSKVDCDTLLVVADGKIGEKPPLFNEKSYEDTCKYTKKIETVTTPSNHYTMVFKNQPEINQQIQQFLSKLK is encoded by the coding sequence ATGAAGCAATATCAAATAAACATAATGGATAAACAATTCGAAATAAACGAATATCCAGGAGAGAAGGGCACTATCCTTGCCATACATGGCCTGACAGGAAACCATAAAAACCTGCATTATTACGCCGAGACCCTTTCTGGAGAGTACCGATTTATTTCTATAGACTTGAGAGGGAGAGGGAACAGTTCCCCAATGGACGACTCTCCATCCATTTTCAAGCATGCAAGTGACGTAATTCAAATCATCAATGCCTTAAATATCGAAGACCCTATCTTGATCGGCCATTCCATGGGAGCTTACATCTCTGCGTTAGTTGGAAGTATGGATCCACGGGTGAAAGGGATTATCCTTTTAGATGGGGGAGGGAAAGCGGATGAAACGCAGAGAGACCAGATCAAGCCATCCTTAAGCCGCCTAAGCAAAGACTATGAATCTCCTGAAGACTATGTGGAGGAAACAAAAGTTATCTATTCAAAGCTGGGTATTCAATGGAATCCAGAATTAGAAGAAAACGCAAGATACGAGGTTAAGGAACAAAACGGTATGTGGAAACACAAATCAGATGCTAAACTGATAGCCGAAGACTTTGAAAGCTTTTATGATTATGAACCAAAATCAGTCTGCTCTAAAGTAGATTGCGATACTCTATTAGTAGTTGCCGATGGAAAGATAGGCGAAAAACCGCCTCTCTTTAATGAGAAGTCCTATGAGGATACATGCAAATATACAAAGAAAATAGAGACAGTTACAACGCCAAGTAATCACTACACCATGGTCTTTAAAAACCAACCTGAAATAAACCAGCAAATCCAACAATTCCTCTCTAAACTAAAATGA
- a CDS encoding FAD synthetase, translated as MMKVFRNNELMLEQSVVTIGAFDGIHRGHQALIERAVNRAKELAVPSVVYTFNPPPRAFFQNQMVLTNVGEKISFIKKMKVDYVIIADFNEHYASRSPEAFLQELKVLNPQEAWVGPDFNFGKGKRGTAADLSAMFQTFTHPPIKCSKGETISSTRIRNLLCKQEAQLANELLGRNLFKKIL; from the coding sequence ATGATGAAGGTATTTAGAAACAATGAATTAATGCTTGAACAGTCTGTCGTGACGATAGGAGCTTTTGATGGCATTCATCGAGGACATCAAGCATTAATCGAACGAGCAGTGAACCGTGCAAAGGAACTCGCTGTCCCTTCCGTCGTATACACCTTTAATCCACCTCCCCGTGCCTTTTTTCAAAATCAAATGGTTTTAACGAATGTTGGGGAAAAAATAAGCTTTATCAAAAAAATGAAGGTGGATTATGTGATCATAGCTGACTTTAATGAACACTACGCTTCACGCAGTCCTGAAGCTTTTCTGCAGGAGCTAAAAGTATTAAATCCGCAGGAAGCTTGGGTTGGACCGGACTTTAATTTCGGAAAAGGAAAAAGAGGGACGGCGGCCGACCTTTCAGCAATGTTTCAAACCTTTACCCATCCGCCGATAAAATGTTCAAAAGGCGAAACCATTTCATCGACAAGAATCCGAAATTTGCTGTGCAAACAAGAAGCTCAGCTCGCCAACGAACTTCTTGGGCGAAACTTGTTTAAAAAAATTCTTTGA
- a CDS encoding manganese catalase family protein: MFRHQKELQFEIKVERPDPQLARQIQEVLGGQFGEMTVMMQYLFQGFNCRGEEKYKDMLMDIGTEEIGHVEMLCAMISQLLDGASPDDQAKAAKDPATAAIMGGINPQHLLVSGLGGLPTNSNGVPWNGAYIVASGNLLADMRSNLHAESQGRLQVARLYHMTRDEGVRAAFRKMLARDRYHQYQWMAAIEELEQKNGVVVPASFPPEAELESQPEAYKFWNLSEGQESKEGLWATGSAQDGTGDFVYEADPVPLGNIPNPEIPAPTLHHDLDGKKFKNSNEE, from the coding sequence ATGTTTCGTCACCAAAAAGAGTTGCAGTTTGAAATTAAGGTAGAACGTCCAGATCCTCAGCTCGCCCGTCAGATTCAGGAAGTTTTAGGCGGACAATTTGGAGAGATGACGGTTATGATGCAGTATCTTTTCCAAGGCTTTAACTGCAGGGGAGAAGAAAAGTACAAGGATATGCTCATGGATATTGGAACAGAGGAAATCGGACACGTAGAAATGCTATGTGCAATGATCAGTCAGCTGCTTGATGGTGCTTCTCCAGATGACCAAGCAAAAGCTGCTAAAGATCCCGCTACAGCAGCAATCATGGGAGGAATCAACCCGCAGCACTTGCTTGTCAGCGGTCTTGGCGGATTGCCGACTAATTCAAATGGTGTACCTTGGAACGGAGCTTATATTGTAGCTAGCGGCAACTTGCTTGCAGACATGAGATCAAATTTGCATGCTGAAAGTCAGGGGCGTTTGCAAGTGGCTCGCTTGTATCATATGACGAGGGACGAAGGAGTACGTGCTGCTTTCAGAAAAATGTTAGCTCGTGACCGATATCACCAATATCAGTGGATGGCAGCCATTGAAGAGCTTGAACAGAAAAACGGCGTAGTGGTCCCAGCATCATTCCCGCCAGAAGCAGAATTAGAATCCCAGCCTGAAGCCTATAAGTTTTGGAATCTCTCTGAAGGTCAGGAATCAAAAGAAGGATTGTGGGCAACTGGAAGTGCGCAAGACGGAACAGGGGATTTTGTTTATGAAGCAGACCCAGTTCCGCTAGGGAATATCCCTAATCCGGAAATTCCCGCTCCAACGTTGCATCATGATTTGGATGGAAAGAAGTTTAAAAACTCAAATGAAGAATAA
- a CDS encoding AAA family ATPase, with product MSARNENSFEYHPQLRDVIKNVEKVMVGKKQVTELTLVSLLAGGHVLLEDVPGVGKTMMVRSIAKSLGLTFNRIQFTPDLLPSDMTGVSIYNQKDMSFEFRPGPLVGNVILADEINRTSPKTQSALLESMEEMSMTVDGQTHILPDPFLVMATQNPIEYEGTYPLPEAQLDRFLMKLTMGYPTPEEEFNVLNVIGNEHPIHLLQPAISAEEIAELKTAVRNIYVTDSVKRYIVDLVNRTRNHKSIALGVSPRGSLSLLKAVQAYALLMNRDFVIPDDVKYLAPFVLVHRVLLKPEARFEGVTAQEVIKDLLARVPAPIHKEQHAR from the coding sequence ATGAGCGCTAGAAACGAAAATTCATTTGAATATCATCCGCAGCTAAGAGACGTCATAAAAAATGTTGAAAAAGTAATGGTAGGTAAAAAACAAGTTACAGAATTAACGCTTGTATCTTTGTTGGCTGGAGGGCATGTATTGCTTGAGGATGTGCCTGGAGTAGGGAAAACGATGATGGTTCGATCAATCGCAAAATCCCTTGGTTTAACATTTAATCGTATTCAGTTTACACCTGATTTATTGCCGTCTGATATGACGGGGGTATCGATATATAATCAGAAGGACATGAGCTTCGAATTCAGACCTGGTCCGTTAGTCGGAAACGTTATTTTAGCCGATGAAATCAACCGTACATCTCCAAAAACACAATCTGCTTTACTTGAATCGATGGAAGAGATGAGCATGACGGTAGATGGGCAAACCCATATCCTTCCTGACCCGTTTTTAGTAATGGCAACACAAAACCCGATCGAGTACGAAGGAACTTATCCGCTTCCGGAAGCACAGCTGGACCGTTTTTTAATGAAGCTCACAATGGGTTATCCAACGCCAGAAGAAGAATTCAATGTACTGAACGTAATCGGAAACGAACACCCTATCCATTTGTTACAGCCAGCGATTTCTGCAGAAGAGATTGCTGAACTGAAAACGGCTGTGAGGAATATTTATGTAACTGATTCTGTGAAGCGCTATATTGTCGATCTTGTTAATCGTACGCGTAACCACAAGTCCATTGCATTAGGAGTAAGTCCTCGTGGATCACTTTCTCTTTTAAAAGCTGTACAAGCTTATGCACTGTTAATGAACCGTGATTTTGTAATCCCTGATGATGTGAAATATCTGGCGCCGTTTGTACTTGTGCATCGCGTGCTATTAAAACCTGAAGCCCGTTTTGAAGGTGTAACCGCACAAGAGGTGATCAAGGATCTTTTAGCCCGTGTTCCTGCACCTATTCATAAGGAACAGCATGCGAGATGA
- a CDS encoding DUF58 domain-containing protein, translating to MKALLQKFWERYKTPIGFSGIIFLLLVTFSFAMFQGGFVSWFLFYSVLPLVLYSVAMAFYPIQRLKIERIISKQKLMAGEEVEITILVTRRSNFPLFYVVLEDVLPEALLRETRYEGNTHQIQSRILMFPLFRKRLEYSYTINPAPRGLFKFDQIMVKTGDIFGFVLKSTSVSVKDQIFVYPQYQDIERWENGKMLQTGMKKVGKRSFTDYTSTVSVRDYVAGDRMNWLHWKASARSNKLLTKVFEQQRNDDFVIVLDHCEKSYGANDWLFERGVSLAASLVHFSISKGGSIGYHPFKGKEIPMNIGVEQEWRIFHELAKVKAEIKEPFEERLKQEYMIGHMEGKTALIISPNLTEYTMKTLELIASRQQTNVIFFYLALEPKLTSQELTYMNRIRQCGVPVTPIIGSDFNESLKAGGMYATI from the coding sequence ATGAAGGCATTACTCCAAAAATTTTGGGAGCGTTATAAAACACCGATAGGGTTTTCAGGGATTATATTTTTATTGCTCGTAACGTTTTCTTTTGCCATGTTTCAAGGCGGATTCGTAAGCTGGTTTTTATTCTACAGCGTTCTCCCGCTTGTTTTATATTCCGTTGCAATGGCGTTCTATCCCATTCAGCGGCTAAAAATTGAGCGTATAATTTCAAAACAAAAACTAATGGCTGGAGAAGAAGTGGAGATTACGATCCTGGTGACGCGCCGCAGCAACTTCCCTCTTTTTTACGTCGTATTGGAGGACGTGCTGCCGGAAGCACTGCTTCGTGAAACCCGCTATGAAGGGAACACCCATCAGATTCAATCCCGTATTCTGATGTTTCCTTTGTTCCGCAAACGCCTGGAATATTCGTACACGATTAACCCAGCACCTCGCGGGTTATTTAAATTTGATCAAATCATGGTGAAGACGGGCGACATCTTCGGTTTTGTATTAAAAAGTACGAGTGTATCGGTTAAAGATCAAATTTTTGTTTATCCGCAGTATCAAGATATTGAACGCTGGGAAAATGGAAAAATGCTTCAAACCGGTATGAAAAAGGTTGGTAAGCGATCATTTACAGATTACACGTCTACAGTAAGTGTGCGTGACTATGTAGCTGGTGACAGAATGAACTGGCTGCATTGGAAGGCGAGTGCAAGGTCCAATAAGCTGCTTACAAAAGTGTTCGAGCAGCAGAGGAATGATGATTTTGTAATTGTTCTGGATCATTGCGAAAAAAGCTATGGAGCAAACGACTGGCTTTTCGAGCGGGGAGTATCGCTTGCGGCATCTCTCGTTCATTTTTCAATCTCAAAAGGCGGTTCGATCGGTTATCATCCTTTTAAAGGAAAAGAGATCCCGATGAACATAGGGGTTGAACAGGAATGGCGCATCTTTCATGAACTGGCTAAAGTGAAGGCGGAGATTAAAGAACCTTTCGAAGAACGCTTGAAGCAGGAATACATGATTGGTCATATGGAGGGGAAGACAGCGTTGATTATCTCCCCTAACCTAACTGAATACACGATGAAAACATTGGAACTTATAGCTTCAAGACAGCAAACGAATGTTATTTTCTTTTACCTGGCTTTGGAGCCTAAGCTGACTAGCCAGGAACTGACGTATATGAACCGGATCAGGCAATGCGGGGTTCCGGTGACACCGATTATCGGCTCTGACTTTAATGAATCACTGAAGGCAGGTGGAATGTATGCAACAATCTAA